The following proteins are co-located in the Anser cygnoides isolate HZ-2024a breed goose chromosome 2, Taihu_goose_T2T_genome, whole genome shotgun sequence genome:
- the OTUD6B gene encoding deubiquitinase OTUD6B: protein MEGCGAEEEEEDGGPLQRLVKRQRKEKRELQAKIQGMKNAVPKNDKKRRKQLADEVSKLEAELEEKHKEELKQLKEATPEQNKIDSVTDGVANVELEQLEQQIQHPRISKAQKRREKKAALEKEREERIAEAEIENLTGARHVESQKLASLLAARHLEIKQIPSDGHCMYRAIEDQLKDRQNSWTVTSLRNQTAKYMQSHFDDFLPFLTNPTTGDMYSREEFEKYCDDIANTAAWGGQLELRALSHILQTPIEVVQMDSPSIIVGEEYSGKPITLVYMRHAYGLGEHYNSVKLLTDTATENGS, encoded by the exons ATggagggctgcggggccgaggaggaggaggaggacggcggGCCCTTGCAGCGGCTCGTCAAGCGGCAGCGCAAGGAGAAGCGGGAGCTCCAAG CAAAAATTCAAGGCATGAAAAATGCTGTTCCCAAGAATGATAAAAAGAGACGAAAACAGCTGGCTGATGAAGTTTCCAAACTAGAGGCAGAACTTGAAGAGAAGCACAAGGAGGAGTTAAAGCAGCTGAAGGAAGCTACACCTGAGCAGAATAAG atagATTCTGTAACTGATGGGGTTGCAAATGTAGAGCTTGAGCAACTGGAGCAACAGATTCAGCATCCTCGAATAtcaaaagcacagaagaggaGG gaaaaaaaagctgccttggagaaagaaagagaagaaaggatagcTGAAGCTGAGATCGAGAATTTAACAGGTGCTAGACATGTTGAAAGTCAGAAACTTGCCTCCCTGTTGGCAGCAAGACACTTGGAGATTAAGCAGATTCCTTCCGATGGCCACTGCATGTACAGAGCTATTGAAGATCAGCTCAAGGATCGCCAGAATTCCTGGACTGTTACAAGTCTGAGAAACCAAACGGCAAAGTATATGCAAAGTCATTTTGATGACTTCCTGCCGTTTCTTACAAACCCCACTACTGGAGACATGTATAGCAGAG aggaatttgaaaaatactgtgATGATATAGCAAATACGGCTGCATGGGGTGGTCAACTGGAA CTAAGGGCTTTGTCGCACATTTTGCAAACACCTATTGAAGTAGTGCAAATGGATTCCCCTTCCATTATTGTTGGTGAAGAATATTCAGGCAAACCAATAACACTTGT gTATATGAGACATGCCTATGGATTAGGAGAACATTATAATTCTGTAAAACTTCTAACAGACACTGCTACAGAAAATGGCAgctaa